Within the Chlorocebus sabaeus isolate Y175 chromosome 19, mChlSab1.0.hap1, whole genome shotgun sequence genome, the region ttgttttttttttttagcttttattttaagttcagggttacatgtgcaggatgtgcaggtttgctacatatgtaaatgtgtatcatgagagtttgttgtacagattatttcatcacccatatATCGAGTCTAGtatcagttatttttcctgatcctccccctcctcccacctcccaccctccaataggccccaagCTCACGAATTCTGAGAGGAGTGGGGGACCACGCAGGCCAGTGCGGCCCACTTCAGTATTGAAGTTAATTTGCTCAGCAACTGGACAAAGCCCATAAAGAAGTGTGATGTATTTTAGTAGATTTAGTAATACTATCTTCCCAAGCCCTAAACTGCTCAAATCCTGCCAGCTGAAAATGGTGATGAGGGACAGATAGGGACTCTGTGCAGCACTTGGTTATTAGCCTGGCTTCTGTCCCCTCATGGCAACTCTCTTGTGCATGTGGGTAAAAGACCCTCAGCCTCCAGCCAAGCGTCCTCCATGAGGAGCCATCTCACTATTGACTGGCTAGTGTGGTGTATGGCCACCAGCCCAACTGAAACAAAATGTGGCTTTAAAACGTGTAAATCTCATACAACAGGCAAATGCAGAAGCAGCATGACTTACAAGTTGTAAAGAAGACAGTAGCAATGTCGctggacttcagcctgggtagAAGAAATGAGGGAACTCTGTCACTGAATCACAGCAGAGTTCAAGGCCACTTGTAGACTATTTCATGTTACAGAAGGTGGCCTTTAGCTCCTGAGCAAAGGCctctgtttctcatttctttcctgtTCATCTTCTTGATCATCCTTCTTCCTCAAGGTAAAAGAGCCCAAGCAAAAGGCAGTTTCAATATTAATCTGACCAAGGTTTTGTGCAGTTTATTATCATCCAGGTAATCAGGTGCAACCCGGTCTGCCTACCAGCCCCCCACCCCTGCTCTGTGttttcattgaataaatattttggtCTACTTACTATGTGCTAAATTTTCTGGAGACCACAGAGTAAATGAGATAGAATCTTTATGTTAACAGCTAAGTTAGATTTAATATAactgacaaaaattaaaatttctgatttcttgtaaaaatatttagtatGTGTGAATGCATACTGAATGTAAAGTGGTTAACCAAAAAATCACACTTGCACTCATGGAAGGCTTTTCATGAATTTGtcgatttctattttttttatatttccccGCTTCACTGGATAATGCGTATCTGAACCTGGAAACTGATTCCCACTGCAGAAAGTGTTCTGAGCCACATCCTTTAGCTTCACTAGTGCAGGACCACCCGGGAGGATGGCCCAGCATCAGCTCAGCCCATGCTGTGATCAGCCACCTCCATGCACCACACCAAGCAAGTTCCCTGGGTGATTCAGTCTCCACCACCAGGGCACCGACCTTTACTCTGTGTTCTCCTAGCTCCCTGTGGGGATGCTGTGCAAGACATCTCTATTGAGGATGCTGAATATGACATCTGTAATGAGGACACTGTACAAGACATCTCTAATGAGGATGCTGTAGAAGACATCTCCAATGAGGATGCTGTATACGACATCGATAATGAGGACACTGTATATGACATCGCTAATGAGAACGCTGTATATGACATCACTAATGAGGATGCTGTAGAAGATATTGCTAATGAGGACGCTGTATATGACGTCGCTAATGAGGACACTGTATAAGACATCTCTAATGAGGATGCTGTAGAAGACATCTCTAATGAGGATGCTGTAGAAGACATCTCTAATGAGAACGCTGTATACGACATCGCTAATGAGAACGCTGTATACGACATCGCTAATGAGGACGCTGTACAAGACATCTCTAATGAGGATGCTGTAGAAGACATCTCTAATGAGAATGCTGTATACGACATCGCTAATGAGGACGCTGTATACGACATCGCTAAAGAGGATGCTGTACAAgacatctctaaaaaagaagatGCTGCCACTGTAAGATACTTTTCTTTGTCTTGAACAGAAATGTTACTTTCCTGGCTTCTTTTGAGTCAGATGTAGACATGAACATCTGCCAATGTGCATTATCGATGTCATCTGCAATTTAATCAAATGTAGACACGAACATCTGTCAATGTGCATTATTTATGACATCTGCAATTCCGTTGGTGTGGTGCTATTGATTGGCAGCCTCTCACCAACCCATGCCGGGCACACTGGGGCATGGTAGATGGCAGCGTCCACGATCCACTGCAATGCAGAGGTGTTTCCCTCCACAGCAGTTTTCCCCCGTGGATTAAGGTTGTGAAACTGCCAATCTAAATATACTTTAAAGGTAAATTCTGTGAGAAAAGCTCTTGTCTTTTCCATAAGTGTCCTCCATGTTAGTTTTGGCGGACTTCGACCTTTGGCTCAATCACTATACCCCTTCTTATTTTCTCCAGTTGTTGAGAGAATATCAGATCTGTGTGACATGCATGGCATCATATCACCcccctaatgttttcttttctataattgCAGGATCTGTTTGTACTGGAAAATGGTACGTACCCTGAAATAACTCACTTCCTGAGGAAAAAAATGCTGTCTCTAGCATACAGAAAACTGATTCTGGGCTCCTTTTGGGAAGGAGGATTCCCAAATCATTGCTCTGATGAGAGCAAATGATTTTGCAAGTATAAAACAATGTTCAGAGAGGCTGTAGGGATATCTGTGAGCCCAGAGGAAACACCAGGGGGATCCTGTGTGAAGCAACGGGGCTTCAGCTGGGGTCAGAGGAGTGGGTGGCCTCTCTCTAATGACTTATcctgatgtttgtattttaaagatCTGTTTTTGGAGAGCATATCCAATGATGAGGGTTTGTAGGTAGGTAACTACTTTCCATGTAAGATTCAATGGGAGAGAGTTCCCAGGGGCCTTCAGGGTATCCatctgcttgggaggttgagggagggggcatgaaataaaaaagaaaaaggaaatatgtgtcAAATTGGATTTGGTCTTTTCCAAGTTTGTTGCCATAATGTAAGGACTGTCTCTCTGGGCTGGGAGGGTGCTGTGTGATTTAACAGTGATCTTTCCCAGAACACCTGGccttttctcttctgcctctgccaaaCATCACAGCCTTTGGGTTGGACTGGTCAGCACTGCTTGGGATTGTGCAGAAGAGGTTTGAGGTTGCATCAAGTGGCACCTGTGATGAACAGAATCTGAGGCCACAACTCCCTCGCAGGCACTTACTTGAACCTGGAGACAAAGTTCTCCTGGTGTGTGCCCAGGGGTGCAGGAGAAATTGATGGTCGTCCTCTGAACTTTCAGGACTTTAAAAAGCAGTCATGTTTCCATCCTCGCTGTTGACTCCTGGCTTAAAAGGATCTCCCAGGGTGAGTGAGGAGGCAGGATCGGACCCTGGCAGTCTGATGGCAACACCTGTGTTCCTCTGCGCTGGGCCATGGATGACATTACACACCTTGGTGAGAATCAGGAATTACACACCTTTGTGAGAATCTGCATCTGGAATTGAGATGGGCCTTGAGTCATATAATTAGGTTGGAAAAGGTGCATTTTACTACCCTATTGAAAGAAACCATATTTTTCTCACTCCAGCAGGATAAATGGTTTTCAGTATCCCCTTAACTGCTCATTGACTCTTACTGTAGATCAGGAGGTGGCAAGCAGCCCCTGCCCTCCCCCCGTTGTAGGCCCAAGGTAACCAGCAATTGACTGCATATAATGGAAGAGTGGTGCATTTGGAGGTGTCTGTGTTAATGGGACCCACATGATATGGGTCAGAGCTAGGGTGAGAAAAAACCTGGGAGCAcaatgaaatatttgaatatcaaacaaaacattattgaaatCTCCACTGTACTTTAGTAGTTGAAGTCATTCTTGTGGTCATCACTGCCTTTCCCAAGCATAACAAGCTACTTAATATCACACGGACCCATGCCATGAGGAAAGATGATCAGTCAGAAATTTATTATTATCTAATAGAATATGCATGGTATATCAATGAGCGATAACCCTCAAACTCtttctattaataattatttgcaTGATGAAAAAAGCAGAGTCCCATTCTTGGAGTTTTCTCAGTTTGCACACATTAGCATGACCACCCCATGTCCACCTGACATGTGCCAGCAGGAGGCCAGGAACCGAGGCTTTTCTTATTAACCAAGATTTCTAAATGTATTACATATTCACGGTTACAAATAACTCTAAATATCATAAAAGGTTAGCAAAGAAGTTTCCCTTCCACTCTGAGCTTCCAGACATCAAGtcaacatttttgtttgcatGTCATCCCTACAATCTATGTGCAAATAGAAACATGCACCTGGCATGCATGCTGATGTGTGATTGTGCTTATGCAAAGTCCTCTGCCCCTCTGCATATATCACTGGGCAATGCACCTTAGTTATTCCACTTTTCAAATGTAAATCCATTGTATTGTTTCAGAGCTATAAAGTACTGCACCCTATGACTATTCCCAAAATTACTTAAGCACCCCCCTCTGGGTATCCATTGTTCTGTTTCCAGTCTTGCTCTTATAACCAATGCTGTAGTGAACAGCACTgtgttgagtagaagtggtgaacgtggcatctttgtcttgttccagtcctCAGGGGGGATggtttcaacttttccctattcaggataatgttggctgtgggtctgtcatagatggcttttattaccttaaggtatgtcccttctatgctgattttgctgaagggttttaatcataaagaaatgctggattttgtcaatgctttttctgcatctattcagattatcatatgatttttgtttttaattttatttatgtgatatatcacatttattgacttgcatatgttaaaccatccttgcatccctggtgtgaaacccacttgatcgtggtggattatctttttgatatgctgatgGATCCAGTTAGCTTGGATGTAGCATTTCTTATTATTCCTTCTGTGGAATGTATTggtttaaataatgaaaacatgttcTATCTTCACTGCTTAGCACTTTGTGTTTCTTTAACAGCCTTTGCAACAGGGCAACATAAAAGAAGGAGCCCCACTAGTCTCCCCTTAACCTGGAATCCCCCCTTCTCCACAGCTCGCTCATTGGACAGGATAGACTGGGCACCCAGACCTCAGGGTAAGGATATGCTCCATCACCTAGAGGTGCAGTGCCTGGGAAGGCCAACCTTGAAGGGGTGCTGCCAGCTTTACAGTGACGGAGGTGTTGGGAGGGACTGAccaccaattttttttattattattatactttatgatctagggtacatgtgcacaatgtgcaggtttgttacatgtgtatgcatgtgccatgttggtgtgctgcacccattaactcatcatttacattaggtatatctcctaatgctatccctcctccctccccccaccccacaataggccccggtgtgtgatgttccccttcctgtgtccaagtgatctcattgttcaattcccacctatgagtgagaacatgtgatatttggttttctgttcttgcaatactttgctgagaatgatggtttccagctgcatccatgtccctacaaaggacatggtctcatcctttttttatggctgcataggattccatggtatatatgtgccacattttcctaatccagtctgtcattgatgaacatttgggttgattccaagtctttgctattgtgaatagtgctgcaataaacatacgtgtgcatgtgtctttatagcagcatgatttataatcctttggatatatacccagtaatgggatgactgggtcaactggtatttctagttctagatccttgaggaattgccacagttttccacaatggttgaactagtttacagttccaccaatagtgtaaaagtattcctatttctccacatcctctccagcacctgttgtttcttgactttttaatgatcgccattctaactggtgtgagatggtatctcattgtggttttgatttgcatttctctgatggcgagtgatgatgagcattttttcatgtgtctgttgtctgcataaatgtcttcttttgagaagtgtctgttcatgtcctttgcccacttttcgatggggttgtttgtttttttcttgtaaatttgtttgagttctttgtaggttctggaaattagccctttgttagatgagtagattgcaaaaattttctcccattctgtaggtttccgattcactctgatggtagtttcttttgctgtgcagaagctctttagtttaattagatcccatttgtcaattttggcttttgttgccattgcttttggtgttttagacatgaagtccttgcccatgcctatgtcctgaatggtattgcctaggttttcttctagggtttttatggttttaggtctaacatttaagtctctaatccatcttgaattaatttttgtataaggagtaaggaagggatcaagtttcagcttcctacttatggctagccagttttcccagcaccgtttattaaatagggaatccttttgccctttcttgtttttgtcaggtttgtcaaaggtcggatggttgtagatgtgaggtattatttctgagggctctgttctcttccattgtctatatctctgttttgttaccagtaccatgctgttttggttactgtagccttatggaatagtttg harbors:
- the LOC140709187 gene encoding LOW QUALITY PROTEIN: uncharacterized protein (The sequence of the model RefSeq protein was modified relative to this genomic sequence to represent the inferred CDS: substituted 1 base at 1 genomic stop codon), whose amino-acid sequence is MGVSTLSGFTHTALKKIIRRYAVSTTQFQRPHGFWVKKEVYPIEVVWILKFSPLSINFSSNADDFECPMDHEIIDKPQPALEASEESLIHKDRGDGERPVDPRVVQAAPLGCDSTPCGDAVQDISIEDAEYDICNEDTVQDISNEDAVEDISNEDAVYDIDNEDTVYDIANENAVYDITNEDAVEDIANEDAVYDVANEDTVXDISNEDAVEDISNEDAVEDISNENAVYDIANENAVYDIANEDAVQDISNEDAVEDISNENAVYDIANEDAVYDIAKEDAVQDISKKEDAATDLFVLENGTYPEITHFLRKKMLSLAYRKLILGSFWEGGFPNHCSDESK